The DNA segment GATATCGAGTTGGGTGCATAGCTCATAGTATGGATAGAACTCGTGGTCATCCGGATAGAAGCCGTTGGGTGGATACATCTTCCAACCAATACAGCCTTTCTCTTTGACAGCGCGTTCGAGCTCAGCTAGGCCCTCCTCTCCTCTTCGAGGGTCAAGACCTAGGAATGTTGCAAGCGAATCCTCATCTCTGATTTGATCTGCATGCCAGTCTGTTTTCTCTTGAAGTGTTAAGGGCATTCTCTGGTTAAGCCCACTATCAATCGGAAGAATAATTGCCTTTTCAATCTGAGCTGTAGTCATCGCGACTTTCAGGTCCTCAACCGTAGAATCTGTTTGTGGTTCAATTCCTGCTTTTTCAGCGGCAATCTCCCTAGCTTTAAGGTCGCTCTCGCTTATGATTTCACTTGTCCAGATATGCACATGTGCGTCGATTACGAGCAAGAGATGAACCCAACCTTTACTGCTAGCCTATTCCTGATTAGCCTTCCTCAAAGTAACTTTGAGAAACGCATTTTCTCTCAAGAGTCTTGCATACTCATTATCTCAATAGCAATTCCAAAAGTCTCAGAGCTTATTTTTGGCTATGGCGGCGGCTCTGTTGTTCATAAGTTTTGATATTAGAGAACGAGAGAAGAATCTAGCCGAGCTTGTCTATCTACGCCTTGCTGTATTAGTTGCCCTCGTTTTGCTATTGATTGCCTTTGGCACTCCTTCTCCTTAACGGCATTCTCGTCTCAATCCGCACCCCTCCTAATTCAATTCGTCCAGTATAAAGTGGATACTACATGAAATTACCATTATCTAAGCCGTTTTGACTCGGTCGCCAATTTTTCGACGATCCTCATCGGAACCGTCACTTCTCCAATAAGGCTTCTAACATCATCACCATGATGGTCACTTCCACCAGTTTCAATGAGATTGTACTCTCTTGCGATTTCTCTTATCTCATGGGTATTGCCATCCACTACAAGATGTTGGTAACTGTATTCTGTTTCAATGCCTAGCAGTCCCTTGTCAACGAGATTGCCAATGAACTCAGAGTAGTCATCGGTTTGTACGGTCAGTGGGTGTGCAAGTACGGATACTGCACCTTCAGACTTCAGCAATTTGATTGCTTCATCCGTTTTCATTCGATCCTTCTTAACATATGCTGGTTTTTCCTTTCCCAGGTACCGTTTGAATGCTTGATCCACATCCTCAACTACTCCCTCCTCTACAAGAGCTCTAGCAAGATGAGGTCTTCCGGGGCTTGTTGTGTTTTTTAGAATGTGATTGACAATTCGATTATCGATATGGATTCCAAGTTCTTCGAGTTTGGCGACCATTTTTGGTAATCGTTCTATCCTTGCTTCTTCAAGATCCTGTAGTCTGTTTTCCAGTTTCTCTGATTCAAGCGGAACGAAGTATCCAAGCAAATGTGCTTCTTTGTCCCAGCACTCTGTGCTTATCTCAACACTAGGTATTCTGATTATATTTTCAGGGGCGCTGGCAGATACAAATTCTCGATTACCGTCTATAGTGTCATGGTCGGTAAGAGCAATTGCTCCAAGAGCCAATTTTGCCCCCATTTGAACTAATTGGCTGGGTGTATGAACACCATCAGACACACTCGAATGTAGATGCAAATCAGCTCTATGAATCGTCGTA comes from the Candidatus Thorarchaeota archaeon genome and includes:
- a CDS encoding PHP domain-containing protein yields the protein MHLHSSVSDGVHTPSQLVQMGAKLALGAIALTDHDTIDGNREFVSASAPENIIRIPSVEISTECWDKEAHLLGYFVPLESEKLENRLQDLEEARIERLPKMVAKLEELGIHIDNRIVNHILKNTTSPGRPHLARALVEEGVVEDVDQAFKRYLGKEKPAYVKKDRMKTDEAIKLLKSEGAVSVLAHPLTVQTDDYSEFIGNLVDKGLLGIETEYSYQHLVVDGNTHEIREIAREYNLIETGGSDHHGDDVRSLIGEVTVPMRIVEKLATESKRLR